The following coding sequences are from one Bufo bufo chromosome 2, aBufBuf1.1, whole genome shotgun sequence window:
- the LOC120990659 gene encoding zinc finger protein OZF-like, whose product MNLQFRERNYPAKILEEALGKVRQLNRESFFETKSPQNFDKSSEFRIILPYNAQSKQISQLIKQHWHHVLYDKIIGPILPAQPLITYTKAPNLENPIKNSEENFILSLNYKGGEEDILQHSSGEYPITLNVHPRLHSTDLSYTPPNHDQSQITTCTDEKRGERFQYGKQLKKRSRLPTQRRICKEEKPHSCPECGKCFRNKSHLVRHKSIHKVEKPYSCSECKKGFKLKSYLVIHERIHTGEKPYSCSECGKCFTRKSSVVTHQRFHTGEKPYSCSECGKCFKRKSNLVTHLRCHTGEKPYSCSDCGKCFADKSTYFQHERRHRGEKPYSCSECGKCFIRKSYLVTHQRSHTGEKPYSCSDCGKCFADKSTYFKHEQSHRGEKQYSCSECGKCFKLKSYLVTHQICHTGEKPYSCSECGKCFIRKSNLVTHQRFHTGEKPYLCSECGKCFIRKSYLVTHQRCHTGEKPYSCSKCGKCFSNKTSLLLHNRRHLEEKTFGY is encoded by the exons ATGAATTTGCAGTTTAGAGAAAGGAATTACCCGGCTAAAATACTTGAAGAAGCTTTGGGAAAGGTAAGACAGCTGAACAGAGAGTCCTTCTTTGAGACCAAATCCCCACAGAACTTTGATAAAAGTTCTGAGTTCAGAATAATCCTGCCTTACAATGCTCAATCGAAACAAATCTCACAACTGATCAAACAACATTGGCACCATGTGCTATATGATAAAATAATTGGCCCTATTTTACCAGCTCAACCACTCATTACCTATACTAAAGCTCCTAACTTGG AAAATCCCATTAAGAATTCTGAGGAAAACTTCATCTTATCACTGAATTataaaggaggagaagaagatatCCTGCAGCACTCTTCTGGAGAATACCCAATTACTCTTAATGTACATCCAAGACTACACAGTACAGATCTATCATATACTCCCCCTAATCATGACCAATCACAGATTACCACATGTACAGATGAGAAAAGGGGTGAAAGATTTCAGTATGGTAAACAGTTAAAAAAACGATCAAGACTTCCTACACAAAGAAGAATTTGCAAAGAGGAGAAGCCACACTCctgtccagaatgtgggaagtgctttagaaataaatcacatcttgttaggcATAAGAGCATTCACAAagtagagaagccgtattcatgttcagaatgtaagAAGGGCTTTAAActgaaatcatatcttgttatacatgagagaattcacacaggggagaagccgtattcatgttcagaatgtgggaaatgttttacacggaAATCATCtgttgttacacatcagagatttcacacaggagagaagccgtattcatgttcagaatgtgggaaatgttttaaacggaaatcaaatcttgttacacatctaagatgtcacacaggagagaaaccatattcatgttcagactgtgggaaatgttttgcagatAAATCAACTTATTTTCAACATGAGCGACGTCAcagaggagagaagccatattcatgttcagaatgtgggaaatgttttatacggaaatcatatcttgttacacatcagagaagtcacacaggagaaaaaccatattcatgttcagactgtgggaaatgttttgcagatAAATCAACTTATTTTAAACATGAACAAAGTCACAGAGGAGAGAAgcaatattcatgttcagaatgtgggaaatgttttaaactgaaatcatatcttgttacacatcagatatgtcacacaggagagaagccatattcatgttcagaatgtgggaaatgttttatacggaaatcaaatcttgttacacatcagagatttcacacaggagagaagccgtatttatgttcagaatgtgggaaatgttttatacggaaatcatatcttgttacacatcagagatgtcacacaggagagaagccatattcatgttcaaaatgtgggaaatgcttttcaAATAAAACAAGTCTTCTTTTACATAATAGACGTCACTTGGAAGAGAAAACATTTGGATATTAA